GCGCgagacagaattttcagtttcgctcccgccaggttttattcCGCACCTGACTCGCTGTAGATTCAGTCTTTGTTCACCTGCTGCCTGACATGCACCGTTTTCTACCTGACCTGACCGTTCCCGCTAATTTTATGTTAAAATTGGGTACtatcaaaagagagagagataacagataaaagtgtaggttgtgcaaggattgtaggctaaatgtcagttttgccTCTTTGTGATGAGACATTAGTGGTTTGTGGCTGGTGGGGCACAGACTCTTTCAAAGTCAGACTTACTAACATATCCACTCAATATATTTTCCAACTAACGATTGtgttttatatttcataataGCAATATTCTATATACATAGCAGGTACATATTGGGCCAAGAAAGAATATAAAATGTATAGCGATTAAATAGGCCTCCCAAAAAAACACCCAGCTGGATCctagagtccagacagcctataacaagcgaCACACAGCACCATGGCGGACGggcgctctctctcattcacacacacagcacatgGGCAGATGtgcactctctctctcgctctcattcacacacagtacAGCACCACGGCGAATGCATGCTTTCTCTCTTGATCACTCGTTCTCTCTCTATATATCTCAGAACGGAACGCTATATTGTTAGACCACCCGCTCCTATTCAAATTAAATCGAGTAAATACCAACCGCTACCAtgttttattctgaaatttattcctgCACCGAAaaaaatctggtcgggtcccgtgactaatgcagacctctagtttagttctttttaaacagaaaaaaaaatcctaaaatctTATTAAGAAGGTGATGTATTCCCTAAACATAACATTTTCCTTCTCTctctatacagacagcttggcctTGTAGAATAATACCATTTGGCATCTCACTGACGCCTACATCATCACTATAGCAACCAATGCACTGTACATACAGCAGATAATCACTCCACTGCCTGAACTAACACATCACACTTGCAAAGGAACCTTTACATGTGTGAAAGTGCCTCCTAATGCGTCTCTAAATACTCTGTTCTTTTCTGTCCAGTTCCAGCAGAGATGCTGTTCAGAAGCACTAGATCATGGAACGACACTGGATCAAGCCACTGGGGGGTGGGGGACCAGCAGCACCAACCCTGAGGTGACGCTGTTTTGGCTGGAGGTTTACAGAGATCTCCAACAGCTCATTTCCTGACTGAAAAACCACACTCCAAAACTAAGTGCCTGATCAGCAGCCGAAATTGTTCCCGCTATGGATGTGTGTCTCTCGGTGCTTTCTCTCCCCACTTCTAGTCTAGCAAGCCTGCACTAAGCTACATGATGGTTTGTATATGTGTGAAGTATATATGAAATATGAATATTTACACTCAGCGACGTAACTTTGGATGAAGCTACGCTCTTTCCATGCTGTCTACGGCTCTTTCCAAGACCTTGCTTTGTCTACTGGATGTCGTCTACCGTAACCAAAGacctttaatatttatatatctcAGTATCTCGCAAGCAGCAGTCATTCGCGCTCTGCTTAATGATGCTTGCGGTTGTTTTAAGAAGAAAAGTACACTTCCTGAGCCTCAAGAATCCTGGTTTTCTTTTCAGGGGAGTTGATTGGTCAGACATCGACCAATGTATTGGATACCCTGTAAGTAGGTGTTTTTTAAATGGACTGATTCGGTACAGTTTGGTAGAATATTTACAGTATGTGCCAATTAGCAGCCTGTACGTCATACTTGTGAAAGCTTGTGCTTTTGATGCTGTTTTATTGAGCATTACCTCTAGGCTAACCAACAGTCAAGTGCTACTGTCAATCAAAGGCTTATCAACCAATCAGGCTGCCTCTTCATCAGTAAGCTCCTCCCTCTGTGAATAGGCTTGATTTGTTCTGAAAACATCAGGTGAGCCTTTTTTTagattcatttttgttttgttaatagtCATTTCGTTTGCAACTATGATTCCTTTAGAGCAGTTTTATTTTCTGTGGTGATGTTTGTGAATGTGATTATGAAATCTGGGCCTGGCGTTTTTTATGTAATGCATTTCTTTTTATGTCTTTGACTGTATTATTCCACATTTCCTCTGAGGAGACTCATTAAGCTCTTTTATCACATGTCAACAGGGTATGTGTGTATTGCAGTGTTATAAATAGCCCGTTAAAGCTTTTTTTTACGTCAATAGGGGATTGTGATTGCACTGAGGAGGCCTTTGAATGAAATAACGTAAAATGAAAACGTGGTATTACTAGACATTTACAAAGGAGGGGCAAATGTCAGGATGTCAGCTGAGCCATTGACGTGAACAGGATTTCGGTAGAGACTACAGCTAAAAATGAGGCAGGCCAGATGGCCCTCGGCGAAGATTAAAGAGTAGATTTgtgttgagcaaaaaaaaaaaaagtaatttaaaagatGGCCGTAATCCAGACATCCAGGCTATTATTGGGTCAGCAGTGATGTCATAAGatgttatatatacacacacacacacacactactgttcaaaagtaTGGGGTCGGTATATGATATAttgttatgttttttaaatgaattaaactgtATTCGGCGTGGATGCATAAAAGTGATTATAAAGTTCATCTTTAGaactacaaatgttttttttttaaataaattattttcatttgaaCATTTTGTAGCTCAAATAATCCTAAAAAAGGTTTACATAAAAATAAGCTACACATTGGTTTGTTTATGGGTGATATAagtgtataaattaaatataattatacacTCAATGGTTTTGTAAGATCCTATGCTTCTATGATATCTACAGTGcaaaaaggcttttcttactttttagtttttgttttgttttttagtccaaataactacaaattcttaaatcaagaagcattctGATGACAAGTAGaaacatatattcattcattcattcattttctttttggcttagtccctttattaatctcatcacagcgccacagcggaatgaaccgcctacttatccagtacatgttttatccagcggatgcccatccagctccaacccattactgggaaacatccatatgattcacacacatacactttggaaaattcagcttacccaattcgcctgttCCATGtgtcttttggacttgtgggggatacccggagcacccggagaaaatccacgcgaacacagggagaacatgcaaactctacacagaaatgccaactgacaaaaacatatatatgtaatatatatttctttattttatttatttatttttattttttcagaaataaaagaataataaacgAGGATGTGCTCCGATCAGCATACCAAGTGCCGATTCTTTGTCATGGGGATTGGCTGGAACCAATTCTGATGCTGCAAGCTTTATAGTGCATTAAGAACATTTTTACCCTAAGTAtaatacttaagtggagatctctccttgcctcagaaaataaattaaggatgttgcataaaATACCTTAAATGTGTCTCTTTTAGCCATTTAGATGTGCACAtttcatggtcagaagcagcttcacagaaaaaagataaaacattaaacaaatggtgagaaaaatgacaaacaatgtagtttgaaaacactgcaaatgatggaagaagatTTCAACGTATCTCAATGAAGAAAAAGTTAggagtgcatatttgatgcataagaagttaaaatgcacacataaatccattacttctttaaTAAATGGAAATAgacctataaactactgtttatagcaatAAGTATTTTACAACAAgttgtattattaaaaattaatttaaaaaaaatgttttatttgtgtaacatttccagccaggttttagtgaatttgcaatatttttaaaaacacagaaccTTCAGTTCTTGtgtgtaaaaaggcctaaacacatgcaaaaaaacacatgcaagcacattcaaatattttgctcgTCTCCAACTAACACAAACACTTGCAATTAGTACATGAGATCGTCCAGAACAACGAGTACCAGttgagtttgcctgttctcccagtgtttgagTGGgttgcctctgggtgctccggttccgccccaaagacatgcgctataggtgaattgaagaagctaaattagccgtagtgcatgtaagagtgtatgggtgtttcccagtactggtttgcagctggaagggcatccactgtataaaacacaagttaacggttcattccactatggtgacccctgatgaataaagggacttagccaaaggaatataaatgaataagtatATAATTATTTAGGAATGATTTGGAAGGATCATGTAATCAAATTAGACTTTAACATGATGAGGATAAATACTATTTTAACTTAACAATTTAATTGTAAATAGTATTccacataaaacacttttttttttcaaataaatgccATCGTAGTGAGAATAACAGACAGACCTCATTCAAACTCAAATCTTTtgaacagctgtgtgtgtgtgtgtgtgtttgtgtgtgtgtgtgtgtgtgtgtgtgtgtgtgtgtgtgtgtgtgtgtgtgtgtgtgtgtgtgtgtgtgtgtgtgtgtgtgtgtgtgtgagagagtgtgtgtgggctTAGAGATGAAGCAGGATATGATGTATGTGATTAAACCACAGCGTCTGACTGTGAAAGTGGTGTTAGTTTGAGCCACATGATGGGATCTGTGATGTCATGTGCTGAAAAACTAAAGTACGTGTTCAGAAGGAGGCCCAGGTAAATTTTTTTGCACTTGGAAGTTTAAAACCTTTAACCATCCGCAAACGTAAAAGCAATTTCACTGCATATGATAATCATTGTGGAATGACtgagtgactttaaatgtgatttCTGTACATGCTCGTGGGAGAGCAATGCtctactgtttgtttgttttgattttgcctctGTGAAAGGTTGAAAATTGACTGACATATTAAGACTTGAAATTCAGTTCAAACTGCTGCAAAGTGTTGTGTCTGCCAGAATGTTGTTCAGAggtgtatattttaattttgattttcGTCTTATGTGTTGATTTGCCATCAGTGTGGTGTTTTACGTTTATAGAACTTTCTTTTTCTTGGTCAGTTATTGATTTGTTGTAAATTGTACATTTGATTTGAATGTTAAACAGTGATGGAAATATTCACAGATGTTTAGCATCTTATTTTAGAATGATTtgtcaccattattattattattattattatacaaaacatCAACAGTTATGAAGCTACATCTGCTTGCTTTATCATAATTTGtcttctctttactttacttgaATACTCTGTTGGTGGTTTTTTTAATCTCAGTTGGTTTGATCTGAATCGTGTCGTGTTGACTGTCCTCGTGTGGTAAAGACTGTGTTCCCTCTTGCACTGATTCAGCCTAAAATGCCTTCTGCCCTGGAAAATACGGCTCATGTAATGACTTGCGTCTCAAATGACAATATGCGATTAGTTATTGATTAATAAACATACACTGGGAACTTTCAACTAATTGCATTTGACTCCTCATTTCACCTTGCACAAGCAAACAGTTGCTGACCTAGATTTGGTTTCCTTGCCTCTTCATACATTCCTTCTGTCATTACGGTTTAATAATAAACAGCTTGACGTTGGTTTTTTGATGAAAACCCCTGGAACTAGGAAGCTGAAAATTTGttcctgcaaaacacacacaatggATTGGTTTATGTGGGTGTGAGTGTTTTACAGGACCCGTCGCTGCAGGGCTTAGGTTTCCGACGGTTATTCTGTAGGGTGTGTTCGTTTAACCGTTCCTGAGCAGGAAGTGATAAATTATGGCCACGTGAATCTGTTTGCCTTTCTTTTCCTTTTGTCCGCCGACCTGAGTCAGTTAGAGCATAAATATTGCACCTACTGAAACTGATAAACATTCCAAGACACCATTTGATTGAACTTCATTGTGCCACTTGCACATTTATTTTTcgtaaacaaaatacatttcatagaatgtgataaaataaaatatacacacaaatgtacaagtaaaaaattttgtagtttttgtctTTTCATCAAGTTGCCATCATATCATTGAAGTTTTGCGGGCAAAATACAGATGTTTCAACAGGAATCTACATAATCAGGATTCTTGTGTGAAGACAATAAAGTTCTCCATTCACATTTCCCTCACGTTTATGATAGTGATGTAATGACTATAGGCACAGATTTAGCAATGCTATAATGACCATGTTTAATTATCTGTGAAATCATTATTGGAAAGAAAATCAGCTGATTAAACACTGGTGTCATAAACTGGCCTCCACAGATTCAAGAACTGAACATTATAAAGGCAGTTTAATGGGACTAtctggaaagagaaataaataaataaaagaggggAGGTGCGGAAAAAAAGCATGGATAACATCAGAACAGTCTTTTCATAAGAGTTTAAGAAGAGTGTGAAATGCTTCTGGCAGATATTTTGTTCTaaaaaactttgtgggttttttgtGCCCATATTTAGCATCCTTTCTGTTTGTATCCCAATGAAGAGATCAAAGCATAAAAATGGATCATCATTAAAACTTTGCTGAAACACCCCCAATCTGAGTGAACTAAGACTTCTGCACAATACTGTGGTTCACTgagaaataaatatttgtaagttTCAcccccagtggttgaactaggtattgcatttttGGATCCAAACAAGCGCAAGAGCAAGCCTAAACAATCGAGCCTAAAGGTTGATTTAAATCGTACAGAGACCCGAAAGGATTGTGATGGTGGGGGGTTGATCTTTGAGAGATATCGCAAAACATCTTTGAGAGGGAAcgcaaaaacatatatattttctaATCACAGGTTTTTTTtatctcccacccattttttttttctcccactaaagtttttttctttcacccatttttttccccaccatcacgtcccttccgggtctccgtaaAATCATGTTCTAACTAAAAGTAACGGTACGCGATAGAaagaatattctccatattaaataagtttttgttctaaccaacaccttgaATTGATGTATTAGAAATGGTTTCTATTTCTTGCAGTTGAACAACGGGcagtgatcacctcaggtacacctcatgtgctttattcagtgtgaaATGCGAATAAtgtgaatgccattttacatgacattaattgccatactactgaaagcagcagcagatagttcacctcagatcttaaaaataaaataaacagtttgaaattaaactttagaactgtgaataatgcaaaccaacacatactGTATCAgggattcagcatgtacatttaataatgtttaatatgtattaattacattataaaccttattctgtgcttctgaatggctgtatttaaatttctgtggtgtttcgtcttatgcaaacagccaaattgcttgttactgcaaatctcatcacatagCCTGTTGTTAAGACACAGGGTTATAGTGTAACCTGCTCacttaatgtttatgtttgtaatatttattcttattgctaattaataacctcatgtggaactctggaTCTGCATcacatttcagagtctgctactgtccaccggaggtggcatttatgaaatatgctgtttttcaaACTGTTGATTAAAGGTTTAACTATTGTAAATTATGCAAAGTTTCTCCTTACAATACATTAATATGTTGATGTTAAGACCTTAATGTGTCATCAGGATCCACAGGTATTAATTCAATTTTGCCCATATGTGTTTTCTACTCTTGAAGGGCAAGTAGTTGTTCACTTGCATTTTGCAAATCACCAAGGACCATTTTGGATGGCATTAGGATGAGTAAATTAGGAGCAAATATTCATTTCTAACCGAACAATCCCTTTCAGGCCAGTAcatgctagagcagtggttcttaaacttttttatccaaataccacctcagaaaaaaattaagtttcttcaagtaccaccataattcCTATAAACTGAAAATGTAACAGACATCCACATCCACAATACAGTAGtttagtaggcctaattaagcaggtaaagctctgcacagttcaaaaacgtggcagattaattcttactattataatgaatatttattatggcactgttcttaaaaagtaaaaataaaactgctgtacttaaatgtaaagtattatcctATAATAGCCTATTCATTAAAACCTGCAAATGTTCCTTGAACCTCAGGCTATTTGTCATCCTATTCATATATAAactctttttgataaattttgaaaaatatcttgcatctagatatgacttatttgtatatctgTGAAATCTAAAcaataacttgtattttaaataaatgaattggatttacatattaaaattagAATTTAGATCTGCCTACTGTGCATTAgagtaggctttgtgtgtcagaaaagcaagtgattaaatTATACCTGTTAACATTAGGATATAAAAATACGGAATATGCCCCCAACAACCATCACAATATAGggaggaaattagcttcaaatgatagaatacataacaaactttagtaaattgaaaataaaataaaaggtttagcctattaaaatcaattgactgatcacatcgatgttatcgAACACATTAAATGGTTAAAAGTatgtacatttttactttaattatttagttattcCTCCACAtaccactagaagaaagcctgtttgagaaccactgcgctAGACTGTCTGAACCAGCCCAGCAGAGATAACAACCAGGTTACAGTACCAGCACCACCAAAACACTGATCAGACCTGAAATGTCTGTTAACTTTGGTCGGCATCTGTCGATGAATTGCCCTTTATTAAACTTGTTTAATATAAATGTAGTTTTGATCATTGTAGGCTTACAGTCATCAGTCAGCTTTCTCATCTGCACTGGCTATAGATTTTGGCTCTTATTAAAATGTCCTATAAGATACTGATGCAGCTCTGCCGTCCTGCAGCTCACTCTAAATCTTTCATCACCCAACAGTCTTTGCAAGAATGGATGTAAACGGATACCAATCATCTTAATTTTGCAGTCTAACTTACAACAACATTGTGACTGTGGTTGTAGAAGCGGTAGTAGTAGACATATGCATGTTCTGGGGCGAGCAACGCAAGGAGCCCGTTGTGACGATGCACTGCAGGGGCCACAAAACAATCCCCAAAAGCAGCACCATGAGGAATATAAAAATTAGCAAACGTTTCCAGTCCATCATCCTTTCCATCAGACTGAGCCTCGGACGAGTCTGGGAAGAAGACACACCACTATGGCCACTAGCCCCAATATCCACACAAATGCAGAATGCTGGTACTCCTGGCATTTCTATTGGCCGTTGGTAACAGAGCCTCTCCCCGTCCAGCCATACAGGCTCTTCGTGCTGCTGGTGGATGGGCAGGCGACATAGAACCTCCTGGCTGGTGGTCAAAGCCGGCGGCCCCTTTTTTGGGATGGTGGTCGGTTGGCGGCAGAAGGGGCAGGGGATTTTTGAGTTTTGAGGGTCCATGGAGGTGGTCATGATCCGGGAAAGGCATTCAAGGCAGAATGTGTGGGTGCAGTCCAACTGTTTTGGCGTTTTGAAGACATTGTCGTAGGTGTTGAAGCAGATGGAGCACTCGGGATGAGAGCTCACCTTCTCCAGCTCTGTTTCCAGCGGGACCACCTGAGTGTGCCACACCATTGGACTCGGCTCCATCTCGCAGGAATATAGTCCTCCACTCCTCCACTGACTGCCTCACGTGGATTTACTGGAACATGAAAGACAAACACTTCAAAATCACCTTTAGGTTTATTCATAGGCTCTATAGAGAAAATCTAGGGCACAGGTTATGAAGTTAATATTTACAGCCAGTTGATTTATGTGTGCGGACAGTATTGAGAATACGCATTTGTATGGAAATTACTGTGCAAACAGAAATGTATGTAGAACAAGCTGAGCAAGAAAATAGgtcaacagcatttatttgactttttgccCTTTAATCAAATGAACTCTGAGCTGGTCATCAGGTCTAAACAAAGTTCTACATAAGAGCTTGTACTGTTCATTCACTGTTACTGTACATATATagtattgacatttttgttttttgttttagaccaaaataaatgtttttactgATTATTGGTGgcattttaattgatttattaactgATTTTATTAGATTACGTTTTCTATTTTACCGTGGTTTCAGTAGTGGAAAGAGTGCTGAAACTGATACTTAAGtgaaagtaccattacttgcttaaaaatgtaCTGCAAGTAgcaaagtatctgttgtaaaaattactcaaagtatgagtgaaATGTAGAACAttcaaaagtacaaaaaaatgcagggttccacataattcattcatgttgtcccaatacaaatcgattaagttaacttaacacttaacAAATTTC
The nucleotide sequence above comes from Danio rerio strain Tuebingen ecotype United States chromosome 23, GRCz12tu, whole genome shotgun sequence. Encoded proteins:
- the rnf223 gene encoding RING finger protein 223, whose amino-acid sequence is MEPSPMVWHTQVVPLETELEKVSSHPECSICFNTYDNVFKTPKQLDCTHTFCLECLSRIMTTSMDPQNSKIPCPFCRQPTTIPKKGPPALTTSQEVLCRLPIHQQHEEPVWLDGERLCYQRPIEMPGVPAFCICVDIGASGHSGVSSSQTRPRLSLMERMMDWKRLLIFIFLMVLLLGIVLWPLQCIVTTGSLRCSPQNMHMSTTTASTTTVTMLL